The following coding sequences lie in one Cronobacter universalis NCTC 9529 genomic window:
- a CDS encoding GNAT family N-acetyltransferase, producing the protein MKKNAVEIRPWEESDRPFLRTIYLHARREGWPWLDGSEWRLEDFDADTLGETILVAQADGHRLGFASIAQSDNFLHHLFVSPDAQGRGVGAALLEAVQAKFTSTGALKCMQKNERALRFYARHGWVQEASGEAPEGPYYLLHFRQA; encoded by the coding sequence ATGAAGAAGAACGCAGTGGAGATTAGACCCTGGGAAGAGAGCGATCGCCCGTTTTTACGCACGATCTACTTACATGCGCGGCGCGAAGGCTGGCCGTGGCTTGACGGCAGCGAATGGCGGCTGGAGGATTTCGACGCCGACACGCTTGGCGAAACGATTCTGGTGGCGCAGGCGGACGGCCACCGGCTGGGGTTCGCATCCATAGCGCAGAGCGATAACTTTTTGCATCACCTTTTTGTGTCGCCCGACGCCCAGGGGCGCGGCGTCGGCGCGGCGCTGCTGGAGGCGGTACAGGCGAAGTTTACCAGCACCGGCGCGCTGAAATGCATGCAGAAAAACGAGCGCGCGCTGCGCTTTTACGCCCGTCACGGCTGGGTGCAGGAGGCGAGCGGCGAAGCGCCGGAAGGGCCTTATTATCTCCTGCATTTTCGCCAGGCCTGA
- a CDS encoding sensor domain-containing diguanylate cyclase — MLVNKRKNRRYIIGTLVFACISLMILVVLTFNHMREVCNNAIESVTEILLREQAVNDSIASMISTSTMSHMNTKCESKELLGALYTNRNFDTQSCSKINAVIFVENYLSKKTLQNRYYSSPEYGFVYFFNGKKYKKFQPGMYSQVISLTGNFARFLSYEKRKRDILDFWDNHLEFNEIYRDSVSKNLVMTIATPVTNSYTREVIGVMYTDISEDELQQHVFSRSPAPKWVSVTANNISYDRPGSLCATQHCDTHALSFKILSQPLAEIFILEAKVDLYAFIKENIKIFLAVLIAFIVIVTAAIKAINLFLKTQKHAVIDSLTQVYNRQIISHLSGKDYNSLVIFDCDEFKVINDTHGHLVGDAALTHIASIISDNVRNEDVVVRYGGDEFIVLCTNEKIHARKMAERICSKLKVNPLVCGDLTLPLSISFGVAEFTDDLHTALYKADKALYAQKLKSRSQKVDATN, encoded by the coding sequence ATGCTTGTTAATAAAAGAAAAAATAGACGATATATTATCGGCACTCTCGTTTTTGCCTGTATTTCATTAATGATTCTTGTGGTGCTTACGTTCAACCATATGCGCGAAGTATGTAACAATGCCATTGAATCCGTCACGGAAATTTTATTACGTGAGCAGGCAGTCAATGACAGCATTGCGTCGATGATTTCAACATCAACGATGTCGCATATGAATACGAAATGTGAATCGAAAGAGCTTTTAGGTGCGCTTTATACTAACCGTAACTTTGATACGCAATCTTGTAGTAAAATAAACGCTGTGATTTTCGTTGAAAATTATCTGTCTAAAAAAACGCTGCAAAACAGATATTATTCGTCGCCGGAATATGGCTTTGTTTATTTTTTCAATGGTAAAAAATATAAAAAATTCCAACCTGGAATGTATAGTCAGGTTATCAGTCTTACTGGTAATTTTGCAAGATTCCTTTCGTATGAGAAAAGGAAAAGAGACATTTTAGATTTTTGGGATAATCACCTTGAATTTAACGAGATTTATCGTGACTCGGTCAGTAAAAATCTGGTGATGACTATTGCAACGCCGGTCACTAACTCCTATACCCGAGAAGTCATTGGCGTCATGTACACGGATATTAGTGAAGATGAACTGCAGCAGCATGTATTTAGCCGAAGTCCAGCCCCGAAATGGGTTAGCGTTACTGCTAATAATATCTCATACGATAGGCCTGGCAGCCTGTGCGCCACACAACATTGTGATACGCATGCATTATCCTTCAAGATTCTTAGCCAGCCGCTGGCGGAAATTTTCATTCTGGAAGCAAAGGTAGACCTCTACGCTTTTATTAAAGAAAATATAAAAATCTTTCTGGCGGTTTTGATCGCTTTTATCGTTATTGTTACCGCGGCTATAAAAGCAATCAATCTTTTCCTGAAGACGCAGAAACATGCTGTTATTGATTCACTGACGCAGGTCTATAACCGCCAGATTATCTCTCATCTGTCTGGCAAGGATTATAATAGCCTCGTTATTTTTGATTGTGATGAATTCAAGGTGATCAATGACACTCACGGACATCTGGTTGGCGATGCGGCTTTAACCCATATCGCCAGTATAATTTCAGATAACGTCAGAAATGAGGATGTGGTCGTTCGCTACGGCGGCGATGAATTTATTGTGCTGTGCACCAATGAGAAAATACATGCGCGGAAAATGGCGGAAAGGATATGTTCAAAACTTAAAGTTAACCCTTTAGTTTGTGGCGATCTTACTCTGCCGCTATCGATCTCTTTTGGCGTGGCTGAATTTACTGACGATCTGCACACGGCTTTATACAAAGCTGATAAGGCGCTTTACGCGCAAAAACTGAAGAGTCGCTCGCAAAAGGTTGACGCGACAAATTAA
- a CDS encoding HD-GYP domain-containing protein — MVFNIGNTLIFLCRTKERFRNNLIFNGVYASYIAYRLSLMMMQSNAFCLRALICGLLQGYTTPAKDNEKAHGEEKSTPLNIAQRVELSDCSVFESFLTPTRYRFYDYENLTALDISQEDVLISSVLKISNDFDLFLHKARLYERLESERGSALQASSSFDEFAITTRSEKFYPGLMDELRKLTELDDFWFYLRADYIEGMNRTINFDKSLPVMNDEHTLSLARLLSTIVDMKNPLTYHHSLKVGELASFIGKKMYLDERTCNRLYLAGLLHDLGKINTADGILNKRGKLTPGEYRTIQRHVTDTRGILRSIIIDESVVDWAAEHHERIDGSGYPMKKTGEQLSLPSRIMAIADIFQALCQKRTYREALPLDKVLSIIRTECANGKICSRTFSVFEENAQECYEIAK; from the coding sequence ATGGTTTTTAACATTGGTAATACATTGATATTTCTATGTAGAACTAAGGAGAGGTTTAGAAATAATTTAATTTTTAATGGAGTCTACGCGTCATATATTGCTTATCGTCTGTCACTAATGATGATGCAAAGCAATGCTTTCTGTCTGCGGGCTCTAATCTGTGGTTTGTTACAAGGTTACACCACACCTGCAAAGGACAATGAAAAAGCTCACGGCGAAGAGAAAAGTACGCCGCTCAATATTGCGCAACGCGTGGAGCTGAGCGATTGCTCGGTTTTCGAGAGTTTTTTGACCCCGACGCGTTATCGGTTTTATGATTATGAAAATTTGACAGCGTTAGATATTTCGCAGGAGGATGTTTTAATTTCTTCTGTTTTGAAGATAAGTAATGATTTTGACCTGTTTTTGCATAAAGCTCGCTTGTATGAAAGATTAGAAAGCGAGCGAGGCTCTGCATTGCAGGCAAGTTCATCATTTGATGAATTCGCAATAACCACGCGCTCAGAAAAATTCTATCCGGGCTTAATGGATGAACTAAGGAAATTAACTGAACTGGATGATTTTTGGTTTTATCTGCGTGCTGATTATATCGAAGGCATGAACAGAACAATTAATTTTGATAAATCATTGCCGGTAATGAATGATGAACATACGCTAAGTTTAGCGCGTCTGCTATCCACCATTGTGGATATGAAAAATCCTCTTACCTATCATCACTCACTCAAAGTAGGCGAGTTAGCAAGTTTTATTGGTAAGAAGATGTACCTTGATGAAAGAACCTGCAATCGACTATATCTTGCTGGCTTACTGCACGATCTCGGTAAAATCAATACTGCCGATGGCATATTGAATAAACGAGGGAAACTCACGCCAGGCGAATACCGAACTATTCAGCGTCACGTTACGGACACCCGTGGCATCCTTCGCAGTATCATCATTGATGAAAGTGTGGTTGACTGGGCGGCTGAACATCATGAGCGTATTGACGGCTCAGGGTACCCCATGAAAAAGACAGGGGAGCAACTCTCATTGCCGAGCAGGATCATGGCGATAGCAGATATATTTCAGGCGCTATGCCAGAAAAGAACTTATCGGGAAGCGCTTCCTCTTGATAAAGTCTTATCAATTATACGGACAGAATGCGCAAATGGGAAAATATGCTCGCGTACCTTTAGTGTTTTCGAAGAAAATGCTCAAGAGTGCTACGAAATCGCTAAATAA
- a CDS encoding methyl-accepting chemotaxis protein has protein sequence MGLLKDFSIRAVMLTVLGILCVLWAAVGVYSVYSLSAMADGNRVDRQLVSQMTVLSKGNDQYFRFVTRLTRAMENGTPDAKSLESVQQALDNMSRQLDAFKQLSPGPLDPAVSQKVIADWQKLLNEGVIPQMKLAREGAPDAYRAHAGKVTPVFSRAFGASAEKFNAAAGAKLDATRERVDSMTITTKTVIIIAVIIGLLLLLLTDRYLVALLVKPLEKIRNHFTLIASGDLSQPVEPFGRNCVGKLVPLLTAMQDQLREAVSAIRHGSENIWRGASEISAGNNDLSSRTEEQAAALEQTAASMEELTSTVRLNAENARQASELAHAASENAGKGGQLAQNVIETMQGISGSSKKIADITSVINSIAFQTNILALNAAVEAARAGEQGRGFAVVAGEVRNLASRSAEAAREIETLITESVERIEKGSELVNAAGDSMAEIYRGVSNVSTIIKQIASASEEQSKGISQVGVAITQMDTVTQQNASLVEQVSAAAAALERQTEELQSTVQKFRLSA, from the coding sequence ATGGGCCTGCTTAAAGACTTTTCCATCCGCGCAGTGATGCTGACGGTGCTCGGCATACTCTGCGTGTTATGGGCGGCCGTGGGCGTCTACAGCGTCTATTCGCTTTCGGCGATGGCCGACGGCAACCGCGTGGACCGCCAGCTGGTGTCGCAGATGACCGTGCTCAGCAAAGGCAACGACCAGTATTTCCGCTTCGTCACCCGTCTTACCCGCGCCATGGAAAACGGCACGCCGGACGCCAAATCGCTCGAATCTGTGCAGCAGGCGCTCGACAACATGTCGCGCCAGCTCGACGCGTTTAAACAGCTCTCCCCTGGCCCGCTCGATCCGGCGGTGTCGCAAAAGGTGATCGCCGACTGGCAGAAGCTGTTGAATGAAGGCGTGATCCCGCAGATGAAACTGGCGCGTGAAGGCGCGCCGGACGCGTACCGTGCGCATGCCGGCAAAGTGACGCCGGTTTTCAGCCGCGCCTTTGGTGCCAGCGCCGAGAAATTCAACGCGGCGGCGGGCGCCAAGCTTGACGCCACCCGCGAACGTGTCGACAGCATGACCATCACCACCAAAACGGTGATTATTATCGCGGTGATCATTGGGCTGCTCCTGCTGCTGCTGACCGACCGCTATCTGGTGGCGCTGCTGGTGAAACCGCTGGAGAAAATCCGCAACCACTTTACGCTTATCGCCAGCGGCGATCTCAGCCAGCCGGTGGAGCCGTTTGGCCGTAACTGCGTTGGTAAACTGGTGCCGCTGCTGACCGCGATGCAGGATCAGCTGCGCGAGGCCGTGAGCGCGATTCGCCACGGCAGCGAAAATATCTGGCGCGGCGCATCGGAAATTTCCGCGGGCAATAACGACCTTTCGTCACGTACCGAAGAGCAGGCCGCCGCGCTGGAGCAGACCGCTGCCAGTATGGAGGAGTTAACCTCTACCGTGCGTCTTAACGCCGAAAACGCCCGTCAGGCGAGCGAACTGGCGCATGCCGCCTCGGAAAACGCCGGTAAAGGCGGCCAGCTGGCGCAGAATGTTATCGAAACCATGCAGGGGATTTCCGGCAGTTCGAAGAAAATCGCCGATATTACCAGCGTGATTAACAGCATTGCGTTCCAGACCAATATCCTGGCGCTCAACGCCGCCGTAGAAGCGGCGCGCGCAGGCGAACAGGGCCGCGGTTTTGCCGTGGTCGCGGGCGAGGTGCGCAACCTCGCGAGCCGCAGCGCCGAAGCTGCCCGTGAAATCGAAACGCTCATCACCGAATCGGTCGAGCGTATCGAGAAAGGTTCGGAGCTGGTCAACGCGGCGGGCGATTCGATGGCGGAAATCTACCGCGGCGTCTCCAACGTCAGCACCATCATCAAGCAGATCGCCTCGGCGTCAGAAGAGCAGAGCAAGGGCATCTCGCAGGTGGGCGTCGCCATCACTCAGATGGATACCGTTACCCAGCAGAACGCCTCGCTGGTAGAGCAGGTGTCCGCCGCCGCCGCCGCGCTGGAGCGTCAGACCGAAGAGCTGCAAAGCACCGTGCAGAAGTTCCGCCTCTCGGCCTGA
- a CDS encoding sensor histidine kinase, which produces MYEFNLVLLLLQQMCVFLVIAWLMSKTRLFIPLIQVSIRLPHKLLCYLTFSCFCIMGTYFGLHIQDSIANTRAIGAVMGGLLGGPLVGGLVGLTGGLHRYSLGGMTALSCMVSTIVEGLLGGIVHSWLIRRGRTDKIFNPFTAGAITLVAEMVQMGIILLIARPFDDALHLVQNIAAPMVVTNTIGAAMFMRILLDKRAMFEKYTTAFSATALKVASATEGILRQGFNVENSMKVAQVIRQELEIGAVAITDREQLLAFTGIGMDHHLPGSPISSPWTLRAIESGEVVYADGNEVPYRCSLHPNCKLGSTLVIPLRGENRKVVGTIKLYEPKHRLFSSINRTLGEGIAQLLSAQILAGQYERQKQLLTQSEIKLLHAQVNPHFLFNALNTLMAVIRRDSDQACQLVQYLSTFFRKNLKRPTDVVSLADEIDHVNAYLQIEQARFQSHLQVSMNLPDELRHIRLPAFTLQPIVENAIKHGTSQLLGPGEIALRASRDDEHLVLEIEDNAGLYQPNAASNGLGMSLVDKRLRARFGDECGISVACEQDRFTRITLRLPLEGTT; this is translated from the coding sequence GTGTACGAGTTCAATCTGGTGTTATTACTGCTCCAGCAGATGTGCGTGTTTCTGGTGATCGCCTGGCTGATGAGCAAAACGCGGTTGTTTATCCCGCTGATTCAGGTGTCGATTCGCCTGCCGCATAAGCTGTTGTGCTACCTGACGTTCTCCTGTTTTTGCATTATGGGCACGTATTTCGGGCTGCATATTCAGGATTCCATCGCCAATACCCGCGCCATCGGCGCCGTCATGGGCGGGCTGCTCGGCGGGCCGCTGGTGGGCGGGCTGGTGGGGCTTACCGGAGGCCTGCATCGCTATTCGCTCGGCGGCATGACCGCGCTAAGCTGCATGGTGTCAACGATTGTCGAAGGGTTGCTCGGCGGGATTGTCCACAGCTGGCTGATTCGCCGCGGGCGCACCGATAAAATCTTCAACCCTTTTACCGCGGGCGCGATTACGCTGGTGGCGGAGATGGTCCAGATGGGCATTATTCTGCTGATCGCCCGCCCGTTTGACGACGCGCTGCATCTGGTGCAAAACATCGCCGCGCCCATGGTCGTTACCAATACCATCGGGGCCGCGATGTTCATGCGTATTCTGCTCGACAAGCGCGCCATGTTTGAGAAATACACCACGGCGTTTTCCGCCACCGCGCTGAAGGTCGCCTCCGCGACAGAAGGCATTCTGCGCCAGGGGTTTAACGTCGAAAACAGCATGAAGGTGGCGCAGGTGATTCGCCAGGAGCTGGAGATAGGCGCGGTCGCCATCACCGATCGCGAACAGCTGCTGGCGTTTACCGGCATCGGTATGGATCACCATCTGCCCGGCAGCCCCATTTCGTCGCCCTGGACGCTGCGGGCGATTGAGTCCGGCGAAGTGGTCTACGCCGACGGTAACGAAGTGCCGTACCGCTGTTCGCTGCACCCGAACTGTAAGCTCGGCTCGACGCTCGTTATTCCGCTGCGCGGCGAGAACCGCAAAGTGGTCGGCACCATCAAGCTGTATGAGCCGAAGCATCGTCTGTTCAGCTCGATTAACCGCACGCTGGGAGAAGGGATCGCGCAGCTGCTTTCCGCGCAGATCCTGGCGGGCCAGTATGAGCGCCAGAAGCAGTTGCTCACGCAGTCGGAGATCAAGCTGCTGCACGCTCAGGTGAACCCGCATTTTCTGTTTAACGCGCTGAACACGCTGATGGCGGTGATCCGCCGCGACAGCGATCAGGCCTGCCAGCTGGTGCAGTATCTCTCGACTTTTTTTCGCAAAAATCTCAAGCGTCCGACAGATGTGGTGTCGCTCGCCGATGAAATCGACCATGTGAACGCGTACCTGCAAATTGAACAGGCGCGGTTTCAGTCCCATTTGCAGGTGAGCATGAACCTGCCCGATGAGCTGCGCCATATCCGGCTGCCCGCGTTTACGTTGCAGCCGATTGTCGAGAACGCTATCAAGCACGGCACCTCGCAGCTCTTAGGCCCCGGCGAAATCGCCCTGCGCGCCAGCCGCGACGACGAGCATCTGGTGCTGGAAATTGAAGATAACGCCGGGCTCTATCAGCCCAACGCCGCAAGCAACGGCCTTGGCATGAGCCTGGTGGATAAACGACTGCGCGCGCGCTTCGGCGACGAGTGCGGCATTTCGGTCGCCTGCGAGCAGGACCGCTTTACCCGGATTACCTTACGTTTACCGCTGGAGGGAACGACATGA
- the apbC gene encoding iron-sulfur cluster carrier protein ApbC: MNSQSQAKSPEALRALVAGTLANFQHPTLKHNLTALKALHHVAWLDDTIHVELLMPFAWRSGFEELKEQVSAELLRLTGASAIDWKLSHSIATLKRVKNQPGVNGVKNIIAISSGKGGVGKSSTAVNLALALAAEGAKVGILDADIYGPSVPTMLGAEGERPTSPDGTHMAPIMSHGLATNSIGYLVTDDNAMVWRGPMASKALLQLLQETMWPDLDYLVLDMPPGTGDIQLTLAQNIPVTGAVVVTTPQDIALIDAKKGIVMFEKVEVPVLGIVENMSMHICSNCGHHEPIFGTGGAQKLAETYRTQLLGQMPLHITLREDLDRGQPTVVSRPESEFTTIYRQLAGRVAAQLYWEGEVIPGDIAFRAV, from the coding sequence ATGAATTCGCAATCCCAGGCCAAATCCCCCGAGGCGCTGCGTGCGCTGGTCGCCGGGACGTTAGCCAATTTCCAGCACCCCACCCTGAAGCACAACCTCACGGCGCTGAAAGCACTGCATCACGTCGCCTGGCTTGATGACACCATCCATGTCGAACTGCTGATGCCGTTCGCCTGGCGCAGCGGTTTCGAGGAGCTCAAAGAGCAGGTGAGCGCCGAGCTGCTGCGTTTAACCGGCGCCAGCGCGATCGACTGGAAGCTGTCGCACAGCATCGCCACCTTAAAACGCGTGAAAAACCAGCCGGGCGTGAACGGTGTGAAAAACATCATCGCGATAAGTTCCGGCAAAGGCGGGGTAGGGAAATCCTCTACCGCCGTCAACCTGGCGCTGGCGCTTGCGGCGGAAGGCGCGAAAGTGGGCATTCTCGACGCCGATATCTACGGCCCGTCGGTGCCGACGATGCTGGGCGCGGAAGGCGAACGCCCGACCTCGCCGGACGGCACGCACATGGCGCCGATTATGTCTCACGGCCTTGCCACCAACTCCATCGGTTACCTGGTGACCGACGATAACGCCATGGTGTGGCGCGGCCCGATGGCGAGCAAAGCGCTGCTGCAACTGCTGCAGGAGACCATGTGGCCGGATCTCGACTATCTGGTGCTGGATATGCCGCCGGGCACCGGCGACATTCAGCTGACGCTCGCCCAGAACATCCCGGTGACCGGCGCGGTGGTGGTCACCACGCCGCAGGACATCGCGCTTATCGACGCCAAAAAAGGCATCGTGATGTTCGAGAAAGTGGAAGTGCCGGTGCTCGGCATCGTTGAGAACATGAGTATGCACATTTGCAGCAACTGCGGTCACCACGAGCCGATTTTCGGCACCGGCGGCGCGCAGAAGCTGGCGGAAACCTACCGCACCCAGTTGCTGGGCCAGATGCCGCTGCATATCACGCTGCGTGAAGATCTCGACCGCGGCCAGCCGACCGTGGTCTCACGCCCGGAGAGCGAGTTCACCACCATTTACCGCCAGCTGGCGGGCCGTGTGGCGGCGCAGCTCTACTGGGAAGGCGAAGTGATCCCGGGCGATATCGCGTTTCGCGCGGTATAA
- the btsR gene encoding two-component system response regulator BtsR, which yields MISVLIVDDEPLARENLRLLLKEEADIEVVGECANAVEAIGAVHRLRPDVVFLDIQMPRISGLEMVGMLDPDTRPWIVFLTAFDEYAVQAFEEHAFDYLLKPIETERLQKTLTRMRNERREQDMSPLTERQEALKFIPCTGHSRIYLLQMEDVAFVASRMSGVYVTSGQGQEGFTELTLRTLESRTPLMRCHRQYLVNMAHLKEIRLEENGQAELLLRHGQTVPVSRRYLKTLKEALGLRG from the coding sequence ATGATTAGCGTGCTGATTGTCGATGACGAGCCGCTGGCGCGGGAGAATCTGCGTCTGCTGCTGAAAGAGGAAGCGGATATCGAGGTGGTGGGCGAATGCGCCAACGCCGTGGAGGCTATCGGCGCGGTACACCGCCTGCGCCCGGACGTGGTCTTTCTCGATATCCAGATGCCGCGCATCTCCGGCCTTGAAATGGTCGGCATGCTCGATCCCGACACCCGCCCGTGGATTGTCTTTCTGACCGCGTTTGACGAATACGCCGTGCAGGCGTTTGAAGAGCACGCGTTTGATTATCTGCTCAAACCTATTGAGACCGAGCGCCTGCAAAAGACGCTGACGCGGATGCGCAACGAGCGGCGCGAGCAGGATATGTCGCCGCTCACCGAGCGCCAGGAGGCGCTGAAATTTATTCCCTGCACCGGCCACAGCCGTATTTACCTGCTGCAAATGGAAGACGTGGCGTTTGTCGCCAGCCGCATGAGCGGCGTCTATGTCACGAGCGGCCAGGGGCAGGAGGGCTTCACCGAGCTGACCCTGCGCACGCTGGAGAGCCGCACGCCGCTGATGCGCTGCCACCGGCAGTATCTGGTCAACATGGCGCATCTGAAAGAGATCCGGCTGGAGGAGAACGGCCAGGCGGAGCTGCTGCTGCGCCACGGTCAGACGGTGCCGGTCAGCCGTCGCTATCTTAAAACCCTGAAAGAGGCGCTCGGGCTGCGCGGATAA